From the genome of Campylobacter concisus, one region includes:
- a CDS encoding peptidylprolyl isomerase — protein sequence MKKLLFLAAGMLSALNLYSAQMINGIAAIVENEPITLYEVYSLKEQLRASEQDALNLLIRDRLEDAQIKNLNISVTPFELNDRIESIAKQNGMTNSQFRSSIQAQGMDFLEFKNNIEKKMLQEKLYKSILAEAGKNVNEQKAKMYFDANPDKFKVFSTARVVVYRAKDPELLEAQKTSPKLLDGVQTQEVSLDYQSIDPRLAAIISSTNNGDYTQPLQGPDSFDMFLVKEKIGSYTPSFADVKDNVINELYQGEQEKLMADYFDKLRAKAKIQILR from the coding sequence ATGAAAAAATTGCTCTTTTTGGCTGCTGGCATGCTAAGTGCTTTAAATTTATATTCGGCTCAGATGATAAACGGTATCGCAGCTATTGTAGAGAACGAACCAATCACGCTTTATGAAGTTTATAGCTTGAAAGAACAGCTAAGAGCTAGCGAACAAGATGCTTTAAATTTACTCATAAGAGATAGGCTCGAAGATGCTCAGATAAAAAATTTAAACATTAGTGTAACGCCATTTGAGCTAAACGATAGAATCGAATCGATCGCAAAGCAAAATGGCATGACAAATTCGCAGTTTAGAAGCTCTATCCAAGCTCAAGGCATGGACTTTTTGGAGTTTAAAAACAACATAGAAAAAAAGATGCTTCAAGAAAAGCTTTATAAAAGCATCTTGGCTGAAGCTGGTAAAAATGTAAATGAGCAAAAAGCAAAGATGTATTTTGATGCTAATCCTGATAAATTTAAGGTCTTTAGCACCGCTAGAGTCGTAGTTTATAGAGCAAAAGATCCTGAGCTACTTGAGGCTCAAAAGACAAGTCCGAAGCTACTAGACGGCGTGCAAACACAAGAGGTTAGTTTGGACTATCAAAGCATAGATCCAAGGCTTGCTGCGATCATCTCAAGCACAAATAACGGTGACTACACACAGCCTTTGCAAGGGCCTGACAGCTTTGATATGTTTTTAGTAAAAGAGAAGATCGGCTCATACACACCAAGCTTTGCAGACGTTAAGGATAATGTTATAAATGAGCTTTATCAAGGTGAGCAAGAAAAACTTATGGCTGATTATTTTGATAAACTCCGCGCAAAAGCAAAGATTCAAATTTTAAGATAA
- a CDS encoding flagellar export protein FliJ, which translates to MKSKFTSIVRVKKQEMDKVEAKLAVARLNVRNFEENLVHLRARLEEFCLPKSGNIGELKENLEFIKIARQELNACKESLEIAKKEVSHYEHKYKNANLEYEKMKYLEKEEFKKEIKRIQKAEALALDEFAVMKFTTKSEL; encoded by the coding sequence ATGAAAAGCAAATTTACCTCTATCGTCCGCGTAAAAAAACAAGAGATGGATAAGGTAGAGGCAAAGCTCGCTGTTGCTAGGCTTAATGTAAGAAATTTTGAAGAAAATTTAGTGCATTTAAGAGCAAGGCTTGAGGAGTTTTGCTTGCCAAAAAGTGGCAATATAGGCGAACTAAAGGAAAATTTAGAGTTTATAAAGATAGCAAGGCAAGAGTTAAATGCCTGCAAAGAGAGTCTTGAGATAGCTAAAAAAGAGGTTTCGCATTACGAACATAAATATAAAAATGCAAATTTAGAGTACGAAAAGATGAAATATCTAGAAAAAGAAGAGTTTAAAAAAGAGATAAAACGCATACAAAAGGCCGAAGCACTTGCGCTTGATGAGTTTGCAGTGATGAAATTTACAACTAAGAGCGAGTTGTAA
- a CDS encoding molybdopterin molybdotransferase MoeA — translation MSYEDSLKILKDTVEIWDKVEKIAITDALDRNIAHDVIADKNYPAKPVSAMDGYAFAYGDSLSELELITDLPAGSDKEIKISGNKCVKTFTGSLMSEGSDTLVPVENVEVNGSKITIKKGVSKGFAVRAVGESYKKGEILIKKGTKLSYAEIALLAELGIFHVSVFIRPRVAIIATGSEIKDLGEPLENAAQIHSSNHIGIAMQIRKMGAEPILCEIVKDEATLVKKAIINALKSADVLITTGGVSMGDYDFVKDTLKENFSVIIDKAAVKPGRHIKIAKSGEKYIFALPGFPYSAMVMCVLYVRVLINLWLGNDEPNITAIMDEDYKKRSPFLEFTAVNLENREGKNFVNLNGKKLGSSAIVSNLTNKAALLMTPMDKEILKKGEIVEVLMMPC, via the coding sequence ATGAGTTATGAGGATAGTTTAAAGATTTTAAAAGATACAGTCGAGATTTGGGATAAAGTAGAAAAGATCGCCATCACAGATGCTCTTGATAGAAATATCGCACACGATGTGATAGCAGATAAAAACTATCCAGCAAAGCCAGTTTCAGCGATGGATGGCTACGCATTTGCATATGGTGATAGCTTAAGTGAGCTTGAGCTCATCACCGATCTTCCCGCAGGAAGTGACAAGGAAATAAAAATAAGCGGGAACAAATGCGTTAAAACCTTTACTGGCTCACTCATGAGTGAGGGCTCAGATACGCTAGTGCCAGTTGAAAATGTCGAAGTTAATGGCTCAAAGATCACTATCAAAAAAGGTGTATCAAAGGGCTTTGCTGTGCGTGCGGTGGGCGAGAGCTACAAAAAGGGAGAAATTTTAATAAAAAAAGGCACCAAGCTTAGTTACGCAGAAATCGCACTCCTTGCTGAGCTTGGCATCTTTCACGTAAGCGTTTTCATCCGTCCTAGAGTAGCAATAATTGCAACTGGTAGCGAGATCAAAGACCTTGGCGAGCCACTAGAAAACGCTGCACAAATTCATAGCTCAAATCACATAGGTATAGCGATGCAAATACGTAAAATGGGAGCTGAGCCAATCCTTTGCGAGATCGTAAAAGATGAGGCTACGCTTGTTAAAAAAGCTATCATAAATGCACTAAAATCAGCTGATGTCTTAATAACAACTGGTGGCGTTAGCATGGGAGATTATGACTTTGTAAAAGATACTTTAAAAGAAAATTTTAGCGTCATCATAGATAAGGCCGCTGTTAAGCCGGGCCGTCACATCAAGATAGCAAAATCGGGCGAAAAATATATATTTGCACTGCCTGGATTTCCCTATTCAGCAATGGTTATGTGCGTGCTTTATGTTAGAGTTTTGATAAATTTATGGCTAGGCAATGATGAGCCAAATATCACGGCGATAATGGACGAAGACTATAAAAAACGTTCGCCATTTTTAGAATTTACAGCTGTAAATTTAGAAAATCGTGAAGGAAAAAATTTTGTAAATCTAAATGGCAAAAAGCTTGGTAGTTCAGCGATCGTAAGTAATTTAACAAACAAGGCTGCGCTTTTAATGACCCCAATGGATAAAGAAATTCTTAAAAAAGGCGAGATAGTAGAAGTCTTGATGATGCCTTGCTAA
- a CDS encoding TerC/Alx family metal homeostasis membrane protein — protein sequence MNALEIQTIIVFLIMVSLAFGIDLFAHKHDEKISLKQAGIWSIFWIGVSVLFGIYLYFERGSEIASLYFAGYALEKSLSVDNLFVMMAIFSWFKIPEIYRHRVLYFGVIGAMIFRLIFVAVGTMLFAISPWMELIFAAIVAYSAVMMIKKDKCDEDIKDYSNHIAYRAVYRFFPVLPQLFGHSFFVKFSEISKQISDSQKTTLNDQILRLKATWIATPLFLCLCVIELSDVIFAFDSVPAVIAVSKDPVIVYSAMIFAILGLRTLYFVLEALKNFLKYLEISVIVLLFLSQ from the coding sequence TTGAACGCATTAGAAATTCAAACAATTATAGTTTTTCTGATAATGGTATCACTTGCCTTTGGAATAGATCTTTTTGCTCATAAACATGATGAGAAAATTTCACTAAAACAAGCTGGCATTTGGTCTATCTTTTGGATAGGAGTTTCGGTACTTTTTGGTATATATTTATATTTTGAGAGAGGCAGTGAGATAGCAAGTCTTTATTTTGCAGGATATGCGCTAGAAAAGTCGCTCTCGGTAGATAATCTTTTTGTGATGATGGCGATTTTTTCATGGTTTAAGATACCTGAAATTTATCGCCACAGAGTGCTTTATTTTGGCGTTATAGGAGCTATGATATTTAGGCTCATCTTTGTAGCCGTAGGTACGATGCTTTTTGCCATCTCGCCTTGGATGGAGCTAATATTTGCAGCAATAGTCGCATATAGTGCTGTAATGATGATAAAAAAAGATAAGTGTGATGAGGATATAAAAGATTATTCAAACCACATAGCTTATAGGGCAGTTTACCGCTTTTTTCCGGTTTTACCACAGCTTTTTGGACATAGTTTTTTTGTTAAATTTAGCGAAATTTCTAAACAAATTTCAGATAGTCAAAAAACTACTCTTAACGATCAAATTTTAAGGCTAAAAGCTACTTGGATAGCAACGCCATTATTCTTGTGCCTTTGCGTGATTGAGCTAAGCGATGTGATATTTGCTTTTGATAGCGTTCCAGCTGTCATTGCTGTGAGTAAAGATCCTGTGATTGTTTATTCAGCGATGATATTTGCGATACTTGGGCTAAGAACGCTTTATTTTGTACTTGAAGCACTCAAAAATTTTTTAAAGTATTTAGAAATTTCTGTGATCGTGCTTTTATTTTTATCGCAGTAA
- the gltX gene encoding glutamate--tRNA ligase, which yields MIVTRFAPSPTGYLHIGGLRTALYNYLYARANNGKFLLRIEDTDLKRNSEEATQAIKEAFAWCKLDHDGEVTYQSKRFDLYKEYVKKLLEEGKAYKCYMSKDELEELRASQEARKERPKYDNRYRDFTGTPPAGIEPVIRIKAPLSGEIVIHDGIKGEVKFKVEDILDDFIIARSDGTPTYNFTVVIDDALMGVTDVIRGDDHLSNTPKQIVLYEALGFKVPKFYHVAMINGEDGKKLSKRHGATDVMEYKKMGYLPEALLNFLVRLGWSHGDDEIFTIEDMLKYFNPNDINKSSSTYNAQKLDWLNSHYIKTLPYERLAQDMLEFGVDFKALVKGELLLNSLRERSKTLIEMANSANAIINSPKSYDEKAWAKFINENSKEILAKFAQILDRDLDAKGYEELTNKFLEQNGLKLKDLAQALRIALTGSSVSPSIFEVLEVVGSSETKNRIQNLLKEEK from the coding sequence ATGATAGTTACTAGATTTGCTCCGTCGCCTACTGGATACCTACATATAGGCGGACTTAGGACAGCCCTTTATAATTATTTATATGCAAGAGCTAATAATGGAAAATTTTTACTTCGTATCGAAGATACTGACCTAAAACGAAACTCAGAAGAGGCCACGCAAGCCATAAAAGAGGCATTTGCTTGGTGTAAGCTTGATCACGACGGCGAAGTGACATATCAGTCAAAGAGGTTTGATCTTTACAAAGAGTATGTTAAAAAACTACTTGAAGAAGGCAAAGCATATAAATGCTATATGAGCAAGGATGAGCTTGAGGAGCTTAGAGCCAGCCAAGAGGCTAGAAAAGAGCGCCCAAAATATGATAATAGATATAGAGATTTTACTGGCACGCCTCCAGCTGGCATCGAGCCAGTCATCCGTATAAAAGCCCCGCTTAGCGGCGAGATCGTCATACATGATGGCATAAAAGGCGAGGTTAAATTTAAGGTTGAAGACATATTAGATGACTTCATCATCGCTAGAAGTGACGGCACACCGACTTATAACTTCACGGTCGTAATAGATGACGCATTAATGGGCGTAACAGACGTCATCCGTGGTGATGATCACCTCTCAAATACCCCAAAACAGATCGTTCTTTACGAGGCACTTGGCTTTAAGGTTCCAAAATTTTATCACGTCGCTATGATAAACGGCGAGGATGGCAAAAAGCTTAGCAAAAGGCACGGCGCAACTGATGTTATGGAGTATAAAAAGATGGGCTACCTGCCTGAAGCGCTCTTAAATTTTCTCGTTCGTCTTGGCTGGAGCCACGGCGATGATGAGATTTTTACTATTGAAGATATGCTTAAATACTTCAATCCAAACGATATCAACAAAAGCTCAAGCACTTATAACGCTCAAAAGCTTGACTGGCTAAATTCTCACTACATCAAGACCTTGCCTTATGAGAGGCTAGCACAAGATATGCTTGAATTTGGCGTGGATTTTAAGGCTTTGGTAAAGGGTGAGCTACTTCTAAATTCGCTCCGTGAGAGATCAAAGACACTAATCGAAATGGCAAATAGCGCAAATGCGATCATCAACTCTCCAAAAAGCTACGATGAGAAAGCTTGGGCTAAATTTATAAATGAAAATAGCAAAGAAATTTTGGCTAAATTTGCTCAAATTTTAGACCGTGACCTTGACGCAAAGGGCTATGAGGAGCTAACAAATAAATTTTTAGAGCAAAATGGCTTAAAGCTAAAAGACCTAGCCCAGGCTCTAAGGATAGCGCTAACTGGCTCAAGCGTGAGCCCAAGCATATTTGAAGTGCTTGAAGTAGTGGGCAGTAGCGAGACGAAAAATAGAATACAAAATTTATTAAAGGAAGAAAAATGA
- the yedE gene encoding YedE family putative selenium transporter: MNKTLLYIIAGASLGILGPVLVYFGNPANMGVCAACFLRDSVGALGFHQAKVVQYLRPEILGLIIGGFLASMLWSRNFTPVSGSAAFSRFFLGVFAMIGCLIFLGCPWRVFLRLGGGDMTAIAGLVGLFAGVFVGRFFKKNGYVIPENDATTKPVAFLPLIIAILLLIALVFGLKLGDNGALFSSEKGPGSQHANIFISLICAIVIGIFMQRSKFCSVGAISKVFERDLSMFYGIVSIIVFASITNLALGQYKFGFEAQPIAHNDVLWNFLGMSLAGLCFSLSYGCPGKHLVQMGAGNLSSAVFVLGMGAGAAISHNFILASSGAGITPYAPYAVAIGFIYAIYVGVFTKKA, encoded by the coding sequence ATGAATAAAACATTGCTTTACATCATCGCAGGTGCAAGCCTTGGCATTCTTGGCCCAGTGCTTGTTTATTTTGGCAACCCAGCAAACATGGGCGTTTGTGCGGCTTGCTTTTTAAGGGATAGCGTAGGTGCTCTTGGCTTTCACCAAGCCAAGGTCGTGCAGTATCTAAGGCCAGAAATTTTAGGTCTTATCATCGGAGGCTTTCTAGCTAGCATGCTTTGGAGTAGAAATTTCACTCCAGTATCAGGCAGTGCGGCATTTTCTAGATTTTTCTTAGGCGTGTTTGCTATGATTGGTTGCCTTATCTTTTTGGGCTGCCCATGGAGAGTATTTTTACGTCTTGGCGGAGGAGATATGACCGCTATTGCTGGTCTTGTCGGTCTATTTGCTGGCGTTTTTGTTGGACGATTTTTCAAGAAAAATGGTTACGTCATACCTGAAAATGATGCCACAACAAAGCCAGTTGCGTTTTTGCCATTAATCATTGCTATTTTGCTTTTAATAGCCCTTGTCTTTGGCTTAAAGCTTGGCGATAATGGTGCTTTATTTAGCTCAGAAAAAGGCCCAGGTTCACAGCACGCAAATATCTTTATCTCACTTATTTGCGCCATTGTTATTGGCATTTTTATGCAAAGAAGTAAATTTTGTTCGGTTGGAGCGATTAGCAAAGTCTTTGAGCGTGATCTTTCAATGTTTTATGGCATTGTATCTATCATCGTTTTTGCAAGTATCACAAATTTAGCTCTTGGACAATATAAATTTGGCTTTGAAGCTCAACCTATCGCCCACAATGACGTTCTTTGGAATTTCCTTGGCATGAGCTTAGCTGGTCTTTGCTTTAGCCTAAGTTATGGCTGCCCAGGCAAACATTTAGTGCAAATGGGAGCTGGAAATTTAAGCTCAGCTGTATTTGTTTTAGGCATGGGAGCAGGCGCTGCGATAAGCCACAACTTCATACTTGCAAGCTCTGGAGCTGGTATAACTCCTTACGCCCCATATGCCGTAGCGATCGGCTTTATCTATGCTATTTATGTTGGAGTTTTTACTAAAAAAGCATAA
- a CDS encoding TonB-dependent receptor: MRGESIKIRGFSVDGGDIYRDGVRDSGQIRRSTANVERVEILKGPASILYGRSDGGAVVNLVSKKANFMPVYKLSGRVGSWSRYGGGIDINHVVNNQLAARLTTDMERGKSWRDGIKYKNFMISPSIIVTNDGGTVSFEAQYTYDNAWRVPDRMPTKSVYDKLGIDYTKGFSHDGDFVEDKLHFFRTELNAELVKDMNLKWVFGYRKASQNFDHYFSGTIMPGNRLKQNYAKQQTDNDTLSNAITLTKELEFTRFKHNLTFGYDNSVETRHPRLWFDSAKNVTINPYASRSSWGSVGYIPLNTDNKHKAINNGVFLEDLISLDDKYRLLVGGRFDFYKFKTRNITNMTNSYKGHSFSPRVGLLWDFLPEHTAYASYSKSFAPYGGRGNIGISIVDTTMLDLKPQNNEQYEIGLKSTWADNRFSSNLAIFQIEHNNIRYRPDPINDPYTWAQRGKERSRGIELNILGKIYENLYLRSSLGYMRAIIASDKSNPLNERLSLNNTTNWQGNVF; the protein is encoded by the coding sequence ATGAGAGGCGAGAGCATCAAGATAAGAGGCTTTAGTGTTGATGGTGGCGATATATATAGAGACGGTGTTAGAGACTCTGGTCAGATAAGACGCAGTACAGCAAATGTTGAGAGAGTTGAAATTTTAAAAGGGCCAGCTTCGATCTTATATGGAAGAAGCGATGGCGGCGCAGTTGTAAATTTAGTTAGTAAAAAGGCAAATTTTATGCCTGTTTATAAGCTCTCAGGAAGAGTTGGTAGCTGGAGTAGATATGGTGGTGGTATCGATATAAATCACGTAGTAAATAATCAACTAGCTGCAAGGCTAACGACTGATATGGAGCGTGGAAAATCATGGAGAGATGGTATAAAATATAAAAATTTTATGATAAGTCCAAGTATTATTGTGACAAATGATGGTGGAACAGTGAGCTTTGAGGCGCAATACACATATGATAATGCTTGGCGTGTACCTGATAGAATGCCAACAAAAAGTGTCTATGACAAGCTTGGTATCGACTATACAAAGGGCTTTTCTCATGATGGAGACTTTGTTGAAGATAAGCTTCATTTCTTTCGTACCGAGCTAAATGCAGAGTTAGTAAAGGACATGAATTTAAAATGGGTTTTTGGTTATAGAAAAGCTAGTCAAAATTTTGACCATTATTTTAGTGGTACCATCATGCCCGGAAATAGACTAAAGCAAAACTATGCTAAACAACAAACCGATAATGACACACTCTCAAATGCCATAACACTTACAAAAGAGCTTGAATTTACAAGATTTAAGCATAATCTTACTTTTGGATATGACAACAGCGTAGAAACTCGCCATCCAAGGCTTTGGTTTGATAGTGCAAAAAATGTGACCATAAATCCATACGCATCAAGATCAAGTTGGGGTAGTGTGGGCTACATACCACTTAATACTGATAATAAGCATAAAGCCATAAATAATGGAGTATTTCTCGAGGATTTAATAAGCTTAGACGACAAATATAGGCTACTTGTTGGTGGAAGGTTTGACTTTTATAAATTTAAAACAAGAAATATTACAAATATGACAAATAGCTACAAAGGGCACTCTTTTAGTCCAAGAGTTGGCTTGCTATGGGATTTTTTACCAGAGCATACCGCATATGCTTCATACTCAAAGAGTTTTGCCCCATACGGTGGCCGTGGAAATATAGGTATAAGTATAGTCGATACAACGATGCTTGATCTAAAACCGCAGAATAATGAGCAATATGAAATCGGCTTAAAAAGCACATGGGCTGATAATAGATTTAGCTCAAACTTAGCGATATTTCAGATCGAGCATAACAATATAAGATATAGACCAGATCCTATAAATGATCCATATACTTGGGCGCAACGTGGTAAAGAGCGAAGTCGTGGTATAGAGCTAAATATCTTGGGTAAAATTTATGAAAATTTATATCTAAGAAGTTCTCTTGGATATATGAGAGCTATTATCGCAAGTGATAAATCAAATCCATTAAACGAAAGACTTAGTCTAAACAATACAACCAACTGGCAGGGCAATGTTTTTTAA
- a CDS encoding ATP phosphoribosyltransferase regulatory subunit, which translates to MNENALNVYEHEIPNGSKLYFASSAKLKRQIEQKASEILENEGFSEIVTPFFSYHQHLSVDATNLLRFSDSLNHEISLRADSTVDTVRIVLRRLKANESKRWFYIQPVFRYPSQEIYQIGAELIGENDVLKSINIVAKLLNELKMDTFLQVSNIQIPRVICEILSVPIEIFENGQMEKILSQNVPWLSALALLKSVDELDEVIKISPSKLKEPLENLRNLASALEYKNLRIVPLYYSKMRYYDSLFFRFLRNNSIIASGGSYEIDGKINSGFAVYTDALIEEKINLRK; encoded by the coding sequence GGCAGATCGAGCAAAAAGCTAGTGAAATTTTAGAAAATGAAGGCTTTAGCGAGATCGTAACGCCATTTTTCTCATATCACCAGCATTTAAGTGTAGATGCGACAAATCTTTTGCGTTTTAGCGATAGTCTAAATCACGAAATAAGCCTAAGAGCTGATAGCACGGTAGATACTGTAAGGATCGTGCTTAGAAGGCTAAAGGCAAACGAATCAAAAAGATGGTTTTATATCCAGCCAGTCTTTCGCTATCCAAGTCAAGAAATTTATCAAATCGGAGCCGAACTAATCGGTGAAAATGATGTTTTAAAAAGCATAAATATCGTAGCAAAGCTTCTTAATGAGCTAAAAATGGATACATTTTTGCAAGTGAGCAATATACAAATTCCAAGAGTGATTTGTGAAATTTTAAGCGTGCCTATTGAAATTTTTGAAAATGGGCAAATGGAAAAAATTTTATCTCAAAATGTTCCATGGCTAAGTGCTCTTGCTCTTTTAAAGTCAGTTGATGAACTGGATGAAGTGATTAAAATTTCTCCAAGCAAACTAAAAGAACCGCTTGAAAATTTGAGAAATTTAGCCAGCGCTTTAGAATATAAAAATTTAAGAATAGTTCCGCTATATTACTCGAAAATGAGATATTACGATAGTTTATTTTTTAGATTTTTAAGAAATAACAGCATAATAGCAAGTGGCGGCAGCTACGAAATAGACGGAAAAATAAATAGTGGTTTTGCTGTTTATACAGATGCATTGATAGAAGAAAAAATTAATTTAAGGAAGTAA
- a CDS encoding MotE family protein, with product MRAVLLFFIVLNFAFCFEVPVDCTQIFEARKEEISKELEIIDEQRQALEVFRASSAAAYEENNKKLAKKEADLNATMKVIEQKRKEIDEVVAKNEKILKELRTMTSDKVNESYSKMKDGAAAEVLSKMPRSNAATILYALDAKKISTIMAKMDPKVASEITTLLQKGPPFADEKGDMPTPAGSINIQ from the coding sequence ATGAGAGCGGTTTTATTATTTTTCATTGTTTTAAATTTTGCATTTTGTTTTGAAGTACCAGTTGACTGTACGCAAATTTTTGAAGCTAGAAAAGAAGAAATTTCAAAGGAACTTGAGATCATAGATGAACAGCGCCAAGCTTTAGAAGTATTTCGTGCAAGCTCGGCAGCAGCCTATGAAGAAAATAATAAAAAGCTTGCCAAAAAAGAAGCTGACCTAAATGCAACAATGAAAGTGATCGAGCAAAAACGTAAAGAGATCGATGAAGTGGTCGCCAAAAATGAAAAAATTTTAAAAGAACTTCGCACAATGACTAGTGATAAAGTCAATGAGTCGTATTCTAAGATGAAAGATGGTGCGGCAGCTGAGGTGCTCTCTAAAATGCCTAGATCAAACGCAGCCACCATACTTTATGCTCTTGATGCCAAAAAGATATCTACTATTATGGCAAAAATGGATCCAAAAGTAGCATCCGAGATCACCACTTTGCTTCAAAAAGGGCCACCATTTGCTGATGAAAAAGGCGATATGCCAACCCCAGCTGGTAGCATAAATATTCAGTAA
- a CDS encoding adenylosuccinate synthase, producing MRKADLVVGVQWGDEGKGKIVDMLGLNYDMICRSQGGHNAGHTIWVDGVRYALHLVPSGILHKNIINIIGNGVVVCPEVLITEMAQFENLEGRLYISDKAHLNLSYHSQIDQAKERLKGEKAIGTTGKGIGPTYADKISRSGHRVGELLEPERLCDALMHDFETNKCVFDALGVKIPNENELLEELKRYKEVLAPFIANTTNLVWKALDENKKVLLEGAQGTLLDIDHGTYPYVTSSNTISAGACTGLGLNPKEIGEVIGVIKAYTTRVGFGPFPTEDKGTSGDKMCDIGKEFGTTTGRRRRCGWFDAVSVKYASRLDGVDTYALMKLDVLDGFEVVKICKAYQYNGETIDYMPTDLENATPIYEELAGWDSVKGISKYEDLPANARAYIERIEELTGVKIGYISTSPERSDTIIR from the coding sequence ATGAGAAAGGCTGATTTAGTAGTTGGAGTTCAATGGGGTGATGAGGGTAAAGGCAAGATAGTTGATATGCTAGGACTAAACTATGACATGATCTGTCGCTCACAGGGCGGCCATAATGCCGGCCATACGATCTGGGTTGATGGCGTTAGATACGCGCTTCACCTTGTTCCAAGCGGAATCTTGCATAAAAATATCATAAACATCATTGGTAATGGTGTTGTCGTTTGTCCAGAAGTGTTAATCACCGAAATGGCTCAGTTTGAAAATTTGGAAGGAAGACTTTATATTAGTGATAAAGCACATTTAAATCTAAGCTACCATAGTCAAATCGATCAAGCAAAAGAGAGACTAAAAGGCGAAAAAGCAATCGGTACGACTGGCAAAGGCATCGGACCAACTTATGCTGATAAAATAAGCAGAAGTGGTCACAGAGTAGGCGAACTACTTGAGCCGGAGCGTTTGTGCGATGCTTTGATGCATGATTTTGAGACAAACAAATGTGTATTTGACGCACTTGGTGTAAAAATTCCTAATGAAAATGAATTGCTTGAAGAGCTAAAAAGATATAAAGAAGTTTTGGCTCCATTTATCGCAAATACTACAAACCTAGTGTGGAAGGCACTTGATGAAAATAAAAAGGTATTACTTGAAGGTGCTCAGGGCACGCTTTTAGATATCGACCATGGCACATATCCATACGTAACTAGCTCAAATACCATAAGTGCAGGTGCTTGCACAGGTCTTGGACTAAATCCAAAAGAAATCGGTGAAGTAATAGGCGTCATAAAGGCATATACAACTCGTGTTGGCTTTGGCCCTTTCCCAACAGAAGATAAAGGTACGAGTGGCGATAAGATGTGTGATATCGGTAAGGAATTTGGCACAACAACAGGCCGCCGCAGACGTTGTGGCTGGTTTGATGCTGTGAGTGTAAAATATGCTTCAAGACTCGATGGTGTCGATACTTATGCGCTTATGAAGCTTGATGTACTTGATGGATTTGAAGTGGTAAAAATTTGCAAAGCTTATCAATATAATGGTGAAACTATCGATTATATGCCGACAGATCTTGAAAATGCAACTCCTATCTATGAAGAACTTGCAGGCTGGGATAGCGTAAAAGGTATAAGCAAATATGAAGATCTGCCAGCAAATGCAAGAGCTTATATCGAGAGAATAGAAGAGCTAACTGGCGTAAAGATCGGCTACATCTCAACAAGCCCTGAAAGAAGCGATACGATCATTAGATGA
- a CDS encoding TonB-dependent receptor domain-containing protein, which translates to MAGQCFLRYAKNDKWYVESGVTGYSKRYSYRISNGRVIDEHLPGFARFDASAGYNFNEHAQITLAINNILNKKYWRSDSRPGDERSFMLNMHYTF; encoded by the coding sequence CTGGCAGGGCAATGTTTTTTAAGATATGCTAAAAACGACAAATGGTATGTCGAAAGTGGCGTAACAGGATACTCTAAACGATATAGCTACCGCATAAGTAATGGTAGAGTCATAGACGAACATCTTCCTGGTTTTGCTAGATTTGATGCAAGTGCTGGATATAACTTTAACGAACACGCTCAAATAACATTAGCAATAAACAATATCCTAAATAAAAAATACTGGCGTTCTGATTCAAGACCGGGCGACGAGAGATCGTTTATGCTAAATATGCACTACACTTTTTAA